In Luteimonas sp. MC1750, the following proteins share a genomic window:
- the selD gene encoding selenide, water dikinase SelD — MSADTPAPAGATKAPRLTSLSHGGGCGCKIAPGVLADLLKRSAPARAWPQLMVGNDTADDAAVYRLNDQQALIATTDFFMPIVDDPYDFGRIAATNALSDVYAMGGTPVMALALVGMPVNVLPHAVIAGILRGGEDACAAAGIPVAGGHSIDSVEPIYGLAAMGLAHPDRIRRNVDARPGDLLVLGKPLGVGIQSAALKRGRLDAAGYRAMIDATTRLNTPGIALAALDGVHAMTDVTGFGLLGHALELARGAGLTLRLRYDDLPWLPGVQALAADGVVTGASARNWAACGEHVQLGADLDTVARDLLTDPQTSGGLLVSCAPQALGEVLDIFHREGFAGASVIGETRAGPVRVEVG, encoded by the coding sequence ATGTCCGCAGATACCCCTGCGCCCGCCGGCGCGACCAAAGCTCCGCGTCTCACCTCGCTGTCCCACGGCGGCGGCTGCGGCTGCAAGATCGCGCCCGGCGTGCTCGCCGACCTGCTGAAGCGCTCGGCGCCGGCACGTGCCTGGCCGCAGCTGATGGTCGGCAACGACACCGCCGACGACGCCGCGGTCTACCGCCTCAACGACCAGCAGGCGCTGATCGCCACCACCGACTTCTTCATGCCGATCGTCGACGATCCCTACGACTTCGGCCGCATCGCCGCCACCAACGCGCTGTCCGACGTCTACGCCATGGGCGGCACGCCGGTGATGGCGCTTGCGCTGGTGGGGATGCCGGTCAACGTGCTGCCGCACGCGGTGATCGCCGGGATCCTGCGCGGCGGCGAGGATGCCTGCGCCGCCGCGGGCATCCCGGTCGCCGGCGGCCACAGCATCGATTCGGTGGAGCCGATCTACGGCCTGGCCGCGATGGGCCTGGCCCATCCCGACCGCATCCGCCGCAACGTCGACGCGCGGCCCGGCGACCTGCTGGTGCTGGGCAAGCCGCTGGGCGTGGGGATCCAGTCCGCGGCGCTGAAGCGCGGCCGGCTCGACGCTGCCGGCTATCGCGCCATGATCGACGCCACCACCCGTCTCAACACCCCGGGCATCGCGCTGGCCGCGCTGGACGGCGTGCACGCGATGACCGATGTCACCGGCTTCGGCCTGCTCGGCCATGCGCTCGAACTGGCGCGCGGCGCGGGCCTCACCCTGCGCCTGCGCTACGACGACCTGCCCTGGCTGCCGGGCGTGCAGGCACTGGCCGCCGACGGCGTGGTCACCGGCGCGTCCGCCCGCAACTGGGCGGCCTGCGGCGAGCACGTGCAGCTCGGCGCGGACCTCGACACGGTCGCGCGCGACCTGCTCACCGATCCGCAGACTTCGGGCGGACTGCTCGTGTCATGCGCCCCGCAGGCGCTCGGCGAGGTGCTGGACATCTTCCACCGCGAGGGCTTCGCCGGGGCCTCGGTCATCGGCGAGACGCGGGCCGGGCCGGTGCGGGTCGAGGTCGGCTAG
- a CDS encoding M28 family metallopeptidase, with protein MLKRCAVAVLLGASGLAMANEPVDLDMVSRIRQEAFHNSQVMATFSHLTETIGPRLTNSPQMAEANAWTRGKFSEWGLANVHDDAFDDFGRGWEFSAASVEMLGERVQPLHALPKAWTPGTNGPVEGELVRVDIKKLSDIDALRGTLGGKILLLGEAREYKRGTEPDSHRHDATSLEGLQEFTVPRSAAADRAKRVKEYGERQALTRAVNSFFAEEGALAAISISSWDNGIIRVAGGGSRKAGEPIGIPELAMIAEHFNPLVRALEASQPVRLRVNVDARFTDEANQPGHNTIAEIPGRGRKANEIVMIGAHLDSWHTGTGAADNAAGVAVMMEAMRILKAVGARPERTIRVALWSGEEQGLVGSQDYVARHFAAYPEPADPAQKALPASLREPTGPLQKTRDYERFSVYFNMDNGSGRFRGIYAQENLAAMPVFKAWLEPFHDVGATTVATRNTGSTDHIAFDRVGLPGFQFIQDRLDYFTNVHHTHLDTWDHIEPEDLKQAAAIVASFAYHAAMREERMPRKPLLDPK; from the coding sequence ATGTTGAAGCGTTGCGCGGTGGCGGTGCTCCTCGGTGCCAGTGGCCTGGCGATGGCCAACGAGCCCGTCGACCTGGACATGGTCAGCCGGATCCGCCAGGAGGCTTTCCACAACTCGCAGGTCATGGCGACCTTCAGCCACCTCACCGAAACCATCGGCCCGCGCCTGACCAACTCGCCGCAGATGGCCGAAGCGAACGCCTGGACCCGCGGCAAGTTCAGCGAATGGGGCCTGGCCAACGTCCACGACGACGCGTTCGACGACTTCGGCCGCGGCTGGGAGTTCAGCGCCGCCAGCGTCGAGATGCTGGGCGAGCGCGTCCAGCCGCTGCATGCCCTGCCCAAGGCCTGGACGCCGGGCACCAACGGACCGGTCGAGGGCGAACTGGTGCGGGTGGACATCAAGAAGCTGTCCGACATCGACGCCCTGCGCGGCACGCTGGGCGGGAAGATCCTGCTGCTGGGCGAGGCGCGCGAGTACAAGCGCGGCACCGAGCCGGACTCGCACCGCCACGACGCCACTTCGCTGGAAGGCCTGCAGGAGTTCACCGTGCCCAGGTCGGCCGCCGCGGACCGCGCGAAGCGGGTCAAGGAATATGGCGAGCGCCAGGCGCTCACCCGCGCCGTCAACAGCTTCTTCGCCGAGGAAGGCGCGCTGGCCGCGATCAGCATCAGCAGCTGGGACAACGGCATCATCCGCGTGGCGGGCGGCGGGTCGCGCAAGGCCGGCGAGCCGATCGGAATCCCGGAGCTGGCGATGATCGCCGAGCACTTCAATCCGCTGGTTCGCGCGCTCGAGGCCAGCCAGCCGGTGCGCCTGCGCGTCAACGTGGACGCGCGCTTCACCGACGAGGCCAACCAGCCCGGCCACAACACCATCGCCGAGATCCCCGGCCGCGGGCGCAAGGCCAACGAGATCGTGATGATCGGCGCGCACCTGGATTCCTGGCACACCGGCACCGGCGCGGCGGACAACGCCGCCGGCGTGGCGGTGATGATGGAGGCCATGCGCATCCTCAAGGCCGTGGGCGCCCGTCCCGAGCGCACGATCCGCGTCGCGCTGTGGAGCGGCGAGGAACAGGGCCTGGTCGGTTCGCAGGACTACGTCGCCCGCCACTTCGCGGCCTACCCGGAGCCGGCCGACCCGGCGCAGAAGGCGCTGCCGGCGTCGCTGCGCGAGCCGACCGGCCCGCTGCAGAAGACGCGCGACTACGAGCGCTTCTCGGTCTACTTCAACATGGACAACGGCTCGGGCCGCTTCCGCGGCATCTACGCCCAGGAGAACCTGGCGGCGATGCCGGTCTTCAAGGCCTGGCTGGAGCCGTTCCATGACGTCGGCGCGACCACGGTCGCGACCCGCAACACCGGCAGCACCGACCACATCGCCTTCGACCGCGTCGGCCTGCCCGGCTTCCAGTTCATCCAGGACCGGCTGGACTACTTCACCAACGTCCACCACACCCACCTGGACACCTGGGACCACATCGAGCCCGAGGACCTGAAGCAGGCCGCGGCGATCGTCGCCTCGTTTGCGTACCACGCGGCGATGCGCGAAGAGCGCATGCCGCGCAAGCCGCTGCTCGATCCGAAGTAG
- a CDS encoding YkgJ family cysteine cluster protein: MSHIPALEAPPAPAATISCASCDAVCCRMTVVLQAGDDIAEHLTDYTDAGLHVMARDEFGWCVAVDPAGRGCSIYDARPEVCRRFLMAGPYCRAIREDYADRNARNIPLQMF; the protein is encoded by the coding sequence ATGTCCCACATTCCCGCCCTCGAAGCTCCGCCCGCGCCCGCGGCCACCATCAGCTGCGCGAGCTGCGACGCCGTCTGCTGCCGCATGACCGTGGTGCTGCAGGCCGGCGATGACATCGCCGAGCACCTCACCGACTACACCGACGCCGGGCTGCACGTCATGGCGCGCGACGAGTTCGGCTGGTGCGTGGCGGTGGATCCGGCCGGCCGCGGCTGCTCGATCTACGACGCGCGCCCCGAGGTCTGCCGCCGGTTCCTCATGGCCGGGCCCTACTGCCGCGCCATCCGCGAGGACTACGCCGACCGGAACGCCCGCAACATACCGTTGCAGATGTTCTGA
- a CDS encoding acyltransferase, with product MMSLLRAALVLSLIAIHTVLHAAPLLLLALFKALLPFAGVRRALGRALSAIAESWIAANTWMIDTLTGTRFHVSGDEGLMYDGHYLVLANHQSWVDIVVLQKVFNRRIPLMRFFLKQQLFWVPVLGLAWWALDFPFMGRYSRAQIARDPGLGQRDMEATRRACGKFREMPVAVMNFVEGTRFTPGKHARQASPYRHLLKPKAGGVAFVIDAMGDALHALLDVTIVYPAGRPTMVDLMGGRIPEVHVVVRQRPIPDAAEMGGRYQEDRATRARFQQWLNGLWQDKDATLEQLSGR from the coding sequence ATGATGTCGTTGCTGCGCGCCGCGCTGGTCCTGTCGCTGATCGCCATCCACACCGTGCTGCACGCCGCGCCGCTGCTGCTGCTGGCGCTGTTCAAGGCGCTGCTGCCGTTCGCGGGCGTGCGCAGGGCGCTGGGCCGCGCGCTGTCGGCCATCGCCGAAAGCTGGATCGCCGCCAACACCTGGATGATCGACACCCTGACCGGCACCCGCTTCCACGTGTCGGGCGACGAAGGGCTGATGTACGACGGCCACTACCTGGTGCTGGCCAACCACCAGAGCTGGGTCGACATCGTGGTGCTGCAGAAGGTGTTCAACCGCCGCATCCCGCTGATGCGCTTCTTCCTCAAGCAGCAGCTGTTCTGGGTGCCGGTGCTGGGCCTGGCCTGGTGGGCGCTGGATTTCCCCTTCATGGGCCGCTACAGCCGCGCGCAGATCGCCCGCGATCCGGGCCTGGGGCAGCGCGACATGGAGGCCACGCGCCGGGCCTGCGGGAAATTCCGCGAGATGCCGGTGGCGGTGATGAACTTCGTCGAAGGCACGCGCTTCACGCCCGGCAAGCACGCGCGCCAGGCATCACCCTACCGCCACCTGCTCAAGCCCAAGGCGGGCGGCGTGGCCTTCGTGATCGACGCCATGGGCGATGCGCTGCATGCGCTGCTGGACGTCACCATCGTCTATCCCGCGGGCCGGCCGACGATGGTCGACCTGATGGGCGGGCGCATCCCGGAGGTGCACGTGGTCGTGCGCCAGCGCCCGATTCCCGATGCCGCGGAGATGGGCGGGCGCTACCAGGAGGACCGCGCGACGCGCGCGCGCTTCCAGCAGTGGCTCAACGGGCTCTGGCAGGACAAGGACGCCACGCTCGAGCAGCTGTCGGGCCGCTGA